One window of the Haloarcula halobia genome contains the following:
- a CDS encoding UxaA family hydrolase yields MESFAGFDRPSGPAGVRNYVAVIPVSVAASAVADAIAERAGEQVHSTPHQMGTDPPEQAREQIERTLSGIGTNPNVGAAVVVELGTESTDADAVADAIADADRDVEVLRIRERGGTSASVEAGVEAANRLWADIAGLERTEQDASQLIFGVECGGSDATSGIASNPAVGRACDRLVEDGGTASFSETSEFIGAEHILADRCESESLRERLLERVDFRESAAQLMGVDLRGAQPSPGNQEGGLTTIEEKSLGAIVKGGTTPVRGLVDYADSLPVGGGLVLMDTPGYDIESVVGKVAGGAQVVAFTTGRGSTTGNPIAPVIKVTGNPKTAERLASNMDIDVSTILEGESIESAGDRVYDLLLEVASGKRTAAELRRLEEFAINELQPNELAQLRESA; encoded by the coding sequence ATGGAATCGTTTGCTGGATTCGACCGACCGAGCGGCCCCGCCGGGGTCCGCAACTACGTCGCCGTGATACCGGTCTCGGTCGCGGCGTCGGCGGTCGCCGACGCTATCGCGGAGCGCGCGGGCGAACAGGTCCACTCGACGCCCCACCAGATGGGGACCGACCCGCCCGAACAGGCACGAGAACAGATAGAGCGGACGCTATCCGGCATCGGGACGAACCCGAACGTGGGTGCCGCAGTCGTCGTCGAACTGGGGACCGAGTCGACGGACGCCGACGCCGTCGCCGACGCGATCGCCGACGCCGACCGCGACGTCGAAGTACTCAGAATTCGCGAACGCGGCGGCACGTCCGCGTCCGTCGAGGCCGGCGTCGAGGCAGCCAACCGGCTCTGGGCCGACATCGCCGGCCTGGAGCGGACCGAACAGGACGCCAGCCAGCTCATCTTCGGCGTGGAGTGTGGCGGGTCTGACGCCACGAGCGGCATCGCGTCCAACCCCGCCGTCGGCAGAGCCTGTGACCGCCTCGTCGAGGACGGGGGGACGGCCTCGTTCTCCGAGACGTCCGAGTTCATCGGCGCCGAGCACATCCTCGCGGACCGCTGTGAGTCCGAGTCACTCCGGGAGCGCCTGCTCGAACGGGTGGACTTCCGCGAGTCGGCCGCCCAGCTGATGGGCGTCGACCTCCGGGGGGCCCAGCCCAGCCCGGGCAACCAGGAGGGCGGCCTGACGACCATCGAAGAGAAGAGCCTCGGGGCAATCGTGAAAGGCGGCACCACGCCCGTCCGCGGCCTCGTCGACTACGCCGACTCACTGCCGGTCGGTGGCGGCCTCGTCTTGATGGACACGCCCGGCTACGACATCGAGAGCGTCGTGGGCAAGGTCGCCGGCGGCGCGCAAGTCGTCGCGTTCACGACCGGACGGGGGTCGACCACCGGCAACCCCATCGCCCCGGTGATCAAGGTGACGGGCAACCCCAAGACCGCCGAGCGACTCGCGTCGAACATGGACATCGACGTGAGCACAATCCTCGAGGGTGAGTCCATCGAGTCGGCCGGCGACAGGGTCTACGACCTCCTGCTGGAGGTCGCGAGCGGCAAGCGGACCGCCGCCGAACTCCGACGCCTGGAGGAGTTCGCCATCAACGAACTGCAGCCAAACGAGCTGGCCCAGCTGAGGGAGAGCGCATGA
- a CDS encoding SDR family NAD(P)-dependent oxidoreductase, producing MASAELTIPGESAIVTASGSGIGKHIAEHLASAGVDVVVNDIDADALAATASEFESLEGTVTPVAGDASDPDDMAGVVDEAVDEFGGLDILVNNVGIAGPSKPIEDITHEEFMSTLEVNLGGHFNATRAAVPHLREADAGRIVNISSMSGKRPLTYRTPYTTAKMGIIGFVRTLAEEVADDDVTVNAVCPGSVEGPRLREVIEGQATNQDRPYDEVEAEFRAVSPLDAFTQPEDVANVVLFLCSEQASHITGQDVNVTAGICKH from the coding sequence ATGGCGAGCGCAGAACTGACGATTCCTGGCGAGAGCGCGATAGTCACGGCGAGCGGCAGCGGCATCGGGAAACACATCGCCGAGCACCTCGCGTCGGCGGGCGTCGACGTGGTCGTCAACGACATCGACGCGGACGCGCTGGCCGCGACGGCGAGCGAGTTCGAGTCCCTGGAGGGTACTGTCACGCCCGTCGCCGGCGATGCGAGCGACCCGGACGACATGGCCGGGGTCGTCGACGAGGCCGTCGACGAGTTCGGTGGCCTGGACATCCTGGTCAACAACGTCGGCATCGCCGGCCCGTCCAAACCCATCGAGGACATCACCCACGAGGAGTTCATGTCCACCCTGGAGGTGAACCTGGGCGGGCACTTCAACGCCACGCGGGCGGCGGTCCCCCACCTCCGGGAGGCCGACGCGGGGCGCATCGTCAACATCTCCTCGATGAGCGGGAAGCGCCCGCTCACCTACCGGACGCCCTACACCACGGCGAAGATGGGCATCATCGGGTTCGTCCGGACGCTGGCCGAGGAGGTGGCCGACGACGACGTCACGGTCAACGCCGTCTGTCCCGGCAGCGTCGAGGGCCCGCGCCTGCGCGAGGTCATCGAGGGGCAGGCGACCAACCAGGACCGCCCCTACGACGAGGTGGAAGCGGAGTTCCGGGCCGTCTCGCCGCTCGACGCGTTCACGCAACCCGAGGACGTGGCCAACGTCGTCCTGTTCCTGTGTTCCGAGCAGGCGAGCCACATCACCGGGCAGGACGTGAACGTCACGGCCGGCATCTGCAAGCATTGA
- a CDS encoding cyclase family protein, whose translation MSEWIDLTQTLAEDSPTLPPLHPKPEFEDYATLEEDDYNSTLLHLETHCGTHMDAPTHFLSKDEYRTIEEITVDEMVTEGVVCDFTDKAPGEGIGRDELAAQCEAHDLQAGDYLILDCGMAPADTETYLKNFVYPEESAAEYMVERDIACVAIDALSADKPGATLEEHHVHYTLLPEDILIVEGVANLEGVSPGRYDVICTPIPYANRDGSQVRLLVRPQ comes from the coding sequence ATGAGCGAGTGGATAGACCTCACCCAGACGCTCGCCGAGGACAGCCCGACGCTCCCACCGTTGCACCCGAAACCGGAGTTCGAGGACTACGCGACGCTCGAGGAAGACGACTACAACTCGACGCTCTTGCACCTCGAGACCCACTGCGGGACCCACATGGACGCGCCGACGCACTTCCTCTCGAAGGACGAGTACCGGACTATCGAGGAGATCACCGTCGACGAGATGGTGACCGAGGGCGTCGTCTGTGACTTCACCGACAAGGCCCCCGGGGAGGGTATCGGGCGGGACGAGCTGGCGGCCCAGTGTGAGGCCCACGACCTCCAGGCCGGCGACTACCTGATACTCGACTGTGGGATGGCGCCGGCAGACACCGAGACGTACCTCAAGAACTTCGTCTATCCGGAGGAGTCGGCCGCCGAGTACATGGTCGAACGGGACATCGCCTGCGTTGCCATCGACGCGCTCTCGGCGGACAAACCGGGGGCGACCCTCGAGGAACACCACGTCCACTACACGCTCCTGCCCGAGGACATCCTCATCGTCGAGGGCGTCGCGAACCTCGAGGGCGTCTCGCCCGGCCGGTACGACGTCATCTGCACCCCGATTCCGTACGCGAACCGCGACGGGTCACAGGTCCGGTTGCTCGTCCGGCCCCAGTAG
- a CDS encoding IclR family transcriptional regulator, which yields MAQDGASGSSEHNIQAVHTMFTVVDGLREFDSVGVSELASTLELPKSTTFVYLKTLEEAGYVVNDGGEYRLGLRFLELGGSIRQRLRLFQAAKQEIDDLSSQVGEVANLGVMEDGQRVLLYTSQPSDGMFDNAPTGEFTNMHWTALGKALLSQLADERVDAIVDQHGLPSATDATITERDALFEELETIRDTGYAIEDQERREGVKAVAIPVRYSDDPDPVAAAAISGPKRRLGDDSLDDGILDKLREAVNIIELSYKHY from the coding sequence ATGGCACAAGACGGCGCGTCAGGTTCGTCGGAACACAACATCCAGGCCGTCCACACGATGTTCACCGTCGTCGACGGCCTCCGGGAGTTCGACAGCGTCGGCGTCTCGGAGCTCGCGTCGACGCTCGAGTTACCGAAGAGCACTACGTTCGTCTACCTGAAGACGCTCGAGGAGGCAGGCTACGTGGTAAACGACGGCGGCGAGTACCGCCTGGGGCTCCGGTTCCTCGAACTCGGCGGGTCGATTCGCCAGCGCCTCCGGCTCTTCCAGGCGGCCAAACAGGAGATAGACGACCTCTCCTCGCAGGTGGGCGAGGTGGCGAACCTCGGCGTGATGGAGGACGGCCAGCGCGTCCTGCTGTACACCTCCCAGCCCTCCGACGGGATGTTCGACAACGCCCCGACGGGCGAGTTCACGAACATGCACTGGACGGCGCTCGGGAAGGCCCTGCTCTCACAGCTGGCAGACGAACGCGTCGACGCGATCGTCGACCAGCACGGCCTCCCGAGCGCCACCGACGCCACGATAACCGAGCGCGACGCACTGTTCGAGGAGCTGGAGACCATTCGAGACACCGGTTACGCGATCGAGGACCAGGAGCGCCGCGAGGGCGTCAAAGCCGTCGCAATCCCGGTCCGGTACAGCGACGACCCGGACCCCGTCGCCGCCGCGGCCATCTCCGGTCCGAAGCGACGACTGGGTGACGACAGCCTCGACGACGGCATCCTCGACAAGCTCAGAGAAGCCGTCAACATCATCGAGCTCTCCTACAAGCACTACTGA
- a CDS encoding UxaA family hydrolase: protein MAPVSDQRPVDPSALTFEGYRRGDGSLGVRNNVLVMPSVICSHIVADRIADATDRAVSVPHDHGCGQIGADHEQTERTMVSLSQNPNIAGTTVVGLGCEHLQSDDLAATIAERDRPVRETAIQAAGGSDACIEEGTEATRELARTAESSTSAEATLSDLTVGVVSSDVEASTREVADPLVGEVVASLLEAGGRVVVAGTERLAAHVDTVAERAANDAAAESLRAVAERGAGQPGNVRNIAHRSGEQSLESLTGAWGGAPVEDVLEYGEQATADGGLSLVDAPSRFEEATTALAAAGASIVIHVTADGIPTGHPVVPVLKVTGDEATATALATDIDVDARTADATDVLRQLAAVADGEQTATERHGLTKFAISRIGPSL from the coding sequence ATGGCGCCCGTCTCCGACCAGCGGCCAGTCGACCCGTCCGCGCTGACCTTCGAGGGATACCGCCGCGGCGACGGGAGCCTCGGGGTCCGCAACAACGTCTTAGTGATGCCCTCGGTCATCTGCTCGCACATCGTCGCCGACCGCATCGCCGACGCGACGGACCGGGCGGTCAGCGTCCCCCACGACCACGGGTGTGGACAGATCGGCGCCGACCACGAACAGACCGAACGCACGATGGTCAGCCTCTCGCAGAACCCCAACATCGCGGGGACCACCGTCGTCGGCCTGGGCTGTGAGCACCTCCAGAGTGACGACCTCGCGGCCACCATCGCAGAGCGGGACCGACCGGTCCGCGAGACGGCGATTCAGGCCGCCGGCGGGTCCGACGCCTGTATCGAGGAGGGCACCGAGGCGACGCGGGAGCTCGCCAGGACCGCCGAGTCCTCGACCAGCGCGGAGGCGACGCTGTCGGACCTGACCGTCGGCGTCGTCAGTTCCGACGTCGAGGCCTCGACCCGCGAGGTCGCCGACCCCCTCGTCGGCGAGGTCGTCGCGTCGCTGCTCGAGGCGGGCGGGCGAGTCGTCGTCGCGGGCACGGAACGGTTGGCGGCTCACGTCGACACCGTCGCCGAGCGTGCCGCGAACGATGCGGCCGCCGAATCGCTCCGGGCGGTCGCCGAACGCGGCGCCGGTCAGCCCGGCAACGTCAGGAACATCGCCCACCGGTCCGGCGAACAGTCCCTCGAGTCGCTCACCGGCGCCTGGGGCGGGGCCCCCGTCGAGGACGTCCTGGAGTACGGCGAGCAGGCGACGGCCGACGGCGGCCTGTCCCTCGTCGACGCCCCCTCGCGGTTCGAGGAGGCCACGACGGCGCTGGCGGCCGCCGGCGCGTCCATCGTCATCCACGTCACCGCCGACGGGATTCCGACGGGCCACCCGGTCGTTCCCGTCCTCAAGGTGACCGGCGACGAGGCGACGGCCACGGCCCTGGCGACCGACATCGACGTCGACGCACGGACCGCCGACGCAACCGACGTCCTCCGGCAACTCGCCGCGGTCGCCGACGGGGAACAGACCGCGACCGAGCGCCACGGGCTCACGAAGTTCGCCATCAGCCGCATCGGCCCCTCGCTGTAG
- a CDS encoding 3-keto-5-aminohexanoate cleavage protein, giving the protein MRTLEPVIVSCAVTGAIHVPTMSPHLPVTPEEIASEAIAAAEAGASIVHIHVRDPETGEPQTDLDLFRQVAAEIQAETDVIVQPTTGGAPTMPVEERVSVVPELEPEMASCNMGSINFGLYPLLQKYDEFEYEWEREYLEGTRDLIFPNSFEDLETVLDTFAEHDTKPELECYDVGHLYNAKHMLDRGYLEPPLHVQFVLGIHGGIGTDAENLSHMVHIAEKLFGDQFSYSVIGAGRSEFARALQSVDAGGHARVGLEDNLYLARGQLAESNAQLVEKLVDLTHSVTGREIATPAETREFLGLKGQAATDF; this is encoded by the coding sequence ATGCGAACGCTCGAACCAGTCATCGTCTCGTGTGCGGTGACCGGCGCGATTCACGTCCCGACGATGTCCCCGCACCTGCCGGTGACGCCCGAGGAGATCGCGTCGGAGGCCATCGCCGCCGCCGAGGCCGGCGCCAGCATCGTCCACATCCACGTCAGGGACCCGGAGACCGGGGAGCCACAGACCGACCTCGACCTGTTCAGACAGGTCGCGGCGGAGATACAGGCCGAGACGGACGTGATCGTCCAGCCGACGACCGGTGGCGCGCCGACGATGCCCGTCGAGGAGCGCGTCAGCGTCGTCCCGGAACTGGAGCCCGAGATGGCCTCCTGTAACATGGGGTCGATAAACTTCGGCCTCTACCCCCTCCTCCAGAAGTACGACGAGTTCGAGTACGAGTGGGAACGGGAGTACCTCGAGGGGACCCGCGACCTGATATTCCCGAACTCGTTCGAGGACCTGGAGACGGTGCTCGACACCTTCGCCGAACACGACACGAAGCCCGAGCTGGAGTGTTACGACGTCGGGCACCTCTACAACGCGAAACACATGCTCGACCGGGGGTACCTGGAGCCGCCGCTGCACGTCCAGTTCGTGCTGGGCATCCACGGCGGCATCGGCACCGACGCGGAGAACCTGAGCCACATGGTCCACATCGCGGAGAAACTGTTCGGCGACCAGTTCTCGTACTCCGTCATCGGGGCCGGGCGGTCGGAGTTCGCCCGCGCGCTCCAGTCCGTCGATGCCGGCGGGCACGCCCGCGTCGGCCTGGAGGACAACCTCTATCTCGCTCGCGGCCAGCTGGCCGAGAGCAACGCCCAGCTCGTCGAGAAACTGGTCGATCTCACCCACAGCGTGACCGGGCGGGAGATAGCGACGCCGGCCGAGACCCGCGAGTTCCTGGGCCTGAAGGGCCAGGCGGCGACCGACTTCTGA
- a CDS encoding nuclear transport factor 2 family protein — protein MSVDIAREYFERSDDPEASVEDVVELFADDAVLKSPREGIFRGREAVREFFELNAEFFASGSHHMDRFYTDGSTVVCEGTIEGETTAGRSYEGVGLVDVMEFADGEITALRVYLDYSAILTEIPDEVPDFRD, from the coding sequence ATGTCAGTAGATATCGCCAGGGAGTACTTCGAACGGTCGGACGACCCGGAGGCCTCGGTCGAAGACGTGGTCGAACTGTTCGCCGACGACGCGGTGCTGAAATCGCCCCGCGAAGGAATCTTCCGGGGCCGGGAGGCCGTCCGCGAGTTCTTCGAACTGAACGCCGAGTTCTTCGCCAGCGGGAGTCACCACATGGATCGGTTCTACACCGACGGGTCGACCGTCGTCTGCGAGGGGACCATCGAGGGCGAGACGACCGCGGGCCGGTCCTACGAGGGCGTCGGGCTGGTCGACGTGATGGAGTTCGCGGACGGGGAAATCACGGCGCTACGGGTCTACCTCGACTACAGCGCGATTCTGACCGAGATTCCCGACGAGGTCCCGGACTTCCGGGACTGA
- a CDS encoding heavy metal translocating P-type ATPase, translated as MSHRRSQVEIGGMSCANCSGTVAEALESLDGVSSASVNFATDEGTVEYDPERVSLREVFDAIEDAGYAPRTESVTIGISDMSCANCSESIERALGRTPGVVEATANFATDEAQVTYNPAEARVADLYEAIEGAGYTPIREDDDSGDSDDERREAARTEEIRRQRRLTLFGAALAAPLLFFLVERLVLGGDLLPATVFGVDFGWVEFLLATPVQVVLGYPFYRNSYKAVVRNRTANMDVLIALGSSTAYLYSVVVLLGLLASEGLYFDTAALILVFITLGNYLEARSKGQASEALRKLLEMEADTATLVDEDGTEREVAIEDVEVGDRMKVRPGEQIPTDGVVVDGQSAVDESMVTGESVPVEKGEGDEVVGSTINENGVLVVEATKVGADTALQQIVQTVKEAQSRQPDIQNLADRISAYFVPAVIVNALFWGAIWYLFPASLAGFVGALPLWGLVGGGPATLSAFEFAVVVFASAVLIACPCALGLATPAATMVGTTIGAQNGVLFKGGDILERARDVDTVVFDKTGTLTEGEMRLTDVVAFDADAAVPDGGESVADGGQVTTRSDLDGDAVLRLAASAERGSEHPLARAIVDGARERGLSLADAEAFENVPGHGVRATVDGGEVLVGNRKLLRDSGVDPDPAAETMERLESEGKTAMLVAHEGALVGVVANADTVKDSAVDAVAALQERGTDVMMITGDNERTARAVAEQVGIDPEMVRAEVLPEDKSDAVEAIQDEGERSAGPRSSWDRRSHGGRKAMMVGDGVNDAPALAVAYVGTAIGSGTDVAIEAADVTLMRDDPLDVVKAIRISEGTLAKIKQNLFWALGYNTAMIPLASLGLLQPVLAAGAMAFSSVSVLANSLLFRRYEPDHDYELFGRLR; from the coding sequence ATGAGTCATCGCCGCAGCCAGGTCGAGATCGGGGGGATGAGCTGTGCGAACTGCTCGGGGACCGTCGCCGAGGCCCTGGAGTCGCTCGACGGCGTCTCGTCGGCGTCGGTCAACTTCGCCACCGACGAAGGGACAGTCGAGTACGACCCGGAGCGCGTCTCCCTCCGCGAGGTGTTCGACGCCATCGAAGACGCGGGCTACGCGCCGCGGACGGAGTCGGTCACTATCGGCATCAGCGACATGTCGTGTGCGAATTGTTCGGAGTCGATCGAGCGTGCGCTCGGGAGGACGCCCGGCGTCGTGGAGGCGACGGCCAACTTCGCCACCGACGAGGCGCAGGTGACCTACAACCCCGCCGAGGCGAGGGTAGCAGACCTCTACGAGGCCATCGAGGGCGCGGGCTACACGCCGATCCGGGAGGACGACGACTCGGGCGACTCGGACGACGAGCGACGTGAGGCCGCCCGGACCGAGGAGATCCGACGGCAGCGCCGGCTCACCCTGTTCGGTGCTGCTCTCGCGGCGCCGCTCCTGTTTTTCCTCGTCGAGCGCCTGGTCCTGGGCGGGGACCTCCTCCCGGCGACGGTGTTCGGCGTCGACTTTGGCTGGGTCGAGTTCCTGCTGGCGACCCCCGTCCAGGTCGTGCTGGGGTACCCCTTCTACAGGAACTCCTACAAGGCGGTGGTCAGGAACCGCACGGCGAACATGGACGTCCTCATCGCACTCGGGTCGTCGACGGCGTACCTGTACTCCGTCGTCGTCCTGCTGGGCCTGCTGGCGAGCGAGGGCCTGTACTTCGATACGGCCGCGCTCATCCTGGTGTTCATCACGCTGGGCAACTACCTCGAGGCCCGCTCGAAGGGCCAGGCCAGCGAGGCGCTCCGGAAACTCCTGGAGATGGAGGCCGACACCGCCACGCTGGTCGACGAGGACGGCACCGAGCGCGAGGTCGCCATCGAGGACGTCGAGGTGGGCGACCGGATGAAGGTCCGGCCCGGGGAGCAGATCCCCACCGACGGCGTCGTGGTCGACGGACAGAGCGCCGTCGACGAGTCGATGGTCACCGGCGAGTCGGTGCCCGTCGAGAAAGGCGAGGGCGACGAGGTGGTCGGATCGACCATCAACGAGAACGGCGTGCTCGTCGTCGAGGCGACGAAGGTCGGGGCCGACACCGCGCTCCAGCAGATCGTCCAGACGGTCAAGGAGGCCCAGTCGCGCCAGCCCGACATCCAGAACCTCGCCGACCGTATCTCGGCGTACTTCGTCCCCGCGGTCATCGTCAACGCGCTGTTCTGGGGTGCGATCTGGTATCTCTTCCCGGCGTCGCTGGCCGGGTTCGTCGGGGCGCTCCCGCTGTGGGGGCTGGTCGGGGGCGGCCCGGCCACGCTCTCGGCGTTCGAGTTCGCGGTCGTCGTCTTCGCGTCCGCGGTGCTCATCGCCTGTCCCTGCGCGCTGGGCCTGGCGACGCCCGCGGCGACGATGGTCGGGACGACCATCGGCGCACAGAACGGCGTCCTGTTCAAGGGCGGTGACATCCTCGAACGCGCCAGGGACGTCGATACCGTCGTCTTCGACAAGACGGGGACGCTGACCGAAGGCGAGATGCGTCTCACCGACGTGGTCGCGTTCGACGCCGACGCCGCGGTCCCGGACGGCGGCGAGTCGGTCGCCGACGGGGGCCAGGTGACCACCCGCAGCGATCTCGACGGGGACGCGGTCCTCCGCCTGGCCGCCAGCGCCGAGCGCGGGAGCGAACACCCCCTCGCCCGGGCCATCGTCGACGGCGCTCGCGAGCGTGGCCTGTCGCTCGCCGATGCCGAGGCCTTCGAGAACGTCCCCGGTCACGGGGTGCGTGCCACCGTCGATGGCGGCGAGGTGCTCGTGGGGAACCGAAAACTGCTCCGGGACAGCGGCGTCGACCCGGACCCGGCCGCCGAGACGATGGAACGCCTGGAGAGCGAGGGCAAGACGGCGATGCTGGTCGCCCACGAGGGCGCGCTGGTCGGCGTCGTCGCCAACGCCGACACGGTCAAAGACAGCGCCGTCGACGCCGTCGCGGCACTCCAGGAACGCGGTACCGACGTGATGATGATCACCGGCGACAACGAGCGTACCGCCCGCGCCGTCGCCGAACAGGTCGGTATCGACCCCGAGATGGTCCGCGCGGAGGTCCTGCCCGAGGACAAGTCCGACGCCGTCGAGGCCATCCAGGACGAGGGTGAGCGATCCGCCGGACCGCGATCCTCGTGGGACCGACGGTCCCACGGTGGCCGCAAGGCCATGATGGTCGGCGACGGCGTCAACGACGCGCCCGCGCTGGCGGTGGCCTACGTCGGGACTGCCATCGGCTCCGGCACCGACGTCGCCATCGAGGCCGCCGACGTGACGCTGATGCGCGACGACCCGCTCGACGTGGTGAAGGCCATCCGTATCAGCGAGGGGACGCTCGCGAAGATCAAGCAGAACCTCTTCTGGGCGCTGGGGTACAACACCGCGATGATACCGCTGGCTTCGCTCGGCCTGCTCCAGCCGGTGCTGGCCGCCGGTGCGATGGCCTTCTCGTCGGTCTCGGTGCTCGCGAACAGCCTGCTGTTCCGGCGCTACGAACCGGACCACGACTACGAACTGTTCGGGCGCCTCCGCTGA
- a CDS encoding universal stress protein, with translation MSLEKVVVSVEKADREHLETLVAEAIDVVESSEATVYLQYLFEEEEFERMVDQIDPDAGSAVAADDVAARQESVKAPADMLDAHGVDYEISGVAGGRPAEQIIRRVEELDADLLVVGGSERSPAGKAMFGDYAQQVLLNAPCPVLYIKRE, from the coding sequence ATGTCCCTCGAGAAAGTCGTCGTGTCGGTAGAGAAGGCGGATCGAGAGCACCTGGAGACGCTCGTCGCGGAGGCCATCGACGTCGTCGAGTCGAGCGAGGCGACGGTGTACCTGCAGTACCTGTTCGAGGAAGAGGAGTTCGAGCGGATGGTCGACCAGATCGACCCGGACGCGGGCAGCGCCGTCGCCGCCGACGACGTGGCGGCGCGCCAGGAGAGCGTGAAGGCGCCCGCGGACATGCTCGACGCACACGGCGTCGACTACGAGATAAGCGGGGTGGCCGGCGGCCGGCCGGCCGAACAGATCATCCGCCGCGTCGAGGAACTGGACGCGGACCTGCTCGTGGTCGGCGGCAGCGAGCGCTCGCCCGCCGGCAAGGCGATGTTCGGGGATTACGCACAGCAGGTGCTCCTGAACGCGCCGTGTCCGGTCCTGTATATCAAACGCGAGTGA
- a CDS encoding iron-containing alcohol dehydrogenase family protein, producing MYEYDQPFRFVHRTDVVFGKERAADIGEELSRLGVERPLLVTDPTLVEVGVVEPIVDALEADGIDYDLYDEVEPNPRVATVESGVDRLESGDRDGVVGIGGGSSMDTAKAIAGRATNGGTIEDYEGLQNFDVEPLPTVTVPTTIGTGSEVTSAAVITHPDRDEKLGILDDNLIPNVALLDPTLLESLPSDVAASTGMDCLTQSVMAYLSTNANPITDALTRAAVEMISENLPAAVAKKDLDALMNMQIATTIEGTGFMNAGLGLVHAMSHPVSAHYDTPHGVTNGVILPAVLKYNRVAREEKYADLANAMGVATHTMTTREASKRFVEEVESLSAAVGIPDGLAELGVEESYLPDLAEAAVTRKDTRRNKGTNPRVSTEEDVLEIYRDAF from the coding sequence ATGTACGAGTACGACCAGCCGTTCCGCTTCGTGCACCGCACAGACGTCGTCTTCGGGAAGGAGAGAGCCGCCGACATCGGGGAAGAGCTGTCCCGACTCGGCGTCGAGCGTCCGTTGCTCGTCACCGACCCGACGCTCGTCGAGGTGGGCGTCGTCGAACCGATCGTCGACGCGCTGGAGGCCGACGGCATCGACTACGACCTCTACGACGAGGTGGAGCCGAATCCGCGGGTCGCCACGGTCGAGTCGGGCGTCGACCGCCTGGAGTCGGGTGACCGCGACGGCGTCGTCGGTATCGGCGGCGGGAGCTCGATGGACACGGCGAAAGCCATCGCCGGCCGCGCGACGAACGGCGGGACGATCGAGGACTACGAGGGTCTCCAGAACTTCGACGTCGAACCGCTCCCGACTGTCACCGTCCCGACGACCATCGGGACCGGCAGCGAGGTCACGTCGGCGGCCGTCATCACCCACCCGGATCGCGACGAGAAGCTGGGGATCCTCGACGACAATCTCATCCCGAACGTCGCCCTGCTGGACCCGACGCTGCTCGAGTCGCTCCCGTCGGACGTCGCGGCGTCGACGGGGATGGACTGTCTGACCCAGTCGGTCATGGCCTATCTCTCGACGAATGCGAACCCGATCACCGACGCGCTGACCAGGGCCGCCGTCGAGATGATCTCCGAGAACCTCCCGGCCGCCGTCGCGAAGAAGGACCTCGACGCGCTGATGAACATGCAAATCGCGACGACCATCGAGGGCACCGGGTTCATGAACGCCGGCCTCGGCCTGGTCCACGCGATGTCCCACCCGGTGAGCGCCCACTACGACACGCCCCACGGCGTGACCAACGGGGTCATCCTCCCGGCCGTCCTGAAGTACAACCGGGTCGCACGCGAGGAGAAGTACGCGGACCTGGCGAACGCGATGGGCGTCGCGACGCACACGATGACGACGCGCGAGGCGTCGAAGCGCTTCGTCGAGGAGGTCGAATCGCTCTCCGCCGCCGTGGGCATCCCCGACGGGCTCGCCGAGCTCGGCGTCGAGGAGTCGTACCTCCCGGACCTCGCGGAGGCCGCCGTTACGCGCAAGGACACGCGTCGCAACAAGGGCACGAACCCCCGCGTCTCGACAGAGGAGGACGTCCTGGAGATCTACCGCGACGCGTTCTGA
- a CDS encoding UxaA family hydrolase → MKGEVLGGVGLQMSRHDNVVTAIDDVEAGAVIPYDGGEVGVEEAVPFGHKIALVELAPGDEVHKYGEVIGRATERIEPGQWVHTHNCRSTRGRGDIADGEEEVA, encoded by the coding sequence ATGAAGGGAGAAGTACTCGGCGGCGTCGGCCTCCAGATGAGCCGGCACGACAACGTGGTCACCGCTATCGACGACGTCGAGGCGGGTGCGGTGATCCCGTACGACGGCGGGGAGGTCGGCGTCGAGGAGGCGGTCCCCTTCGGCCACAAGATAGCGCTGGTCGAACTGGCACCGGGTGACGAGGTCCACAAGTACGGCGAGGTCATCGGCCGGGCGACCGAACGCATCGAACCCGGCCAGTGGGTCCACACGCACAACTGCAGGAGTACGCGCGGCCGCGGCGACATCGCCGACGGCGAGGAGGAGGTAGCCTGA